The genomic stretch ttactctttatttttcctcCAGTTAACAACAGACAAACCTGGTTAATTATGACTGATTACCACAGCAACCTTGGAAATGCTATTGCTTAGATGCTAGCTGTATACATGTAAGCATCCATTCCTTTCTGTGGTTTTTTGATTGTGACTTTGCACTGTCAAGTGCATCTGGCTTCTGATTCTTAGTGatttatgtctgtttttatgtttttttggtCAGTTGAATTTTAACATATTACgctatatatatgtattacatgtaatatgtattatatctaaatataatatatgATTATAATTATTCATATAGTTGAATTacaatacataatatatttaagtCCATTAGAACGTTGTATAAGGAGATGGGTGGATTGTAGAAAGAAATGTTCATTTCAAGCCCTCTTGAAAATAGAGCCGACTGTAATAAACTATCCCACTGTGTCTTaacgaaagaaaaagaattcaaattaattgatttcttgaaaaaaatagttttctattcTTAACATTTGTTTTTGCCTGTTAAAAATCCTTATAAGCATTTGCACCCCCACCTTTGCAACAAGCGACATTCATAATTTTTCTTATCATATGtaattaatatacataaaatatttttaatataaatttataagtatttgttttaaaattccattatatTCCAAATACTTGAATTCCTTTCAAAATCATTTCATAATGATCATTTCAtaatcattattaattatgaagtaTATTTTACTATCTTTAATATATAGAGAATATATTTAAGGAAGTTGTATGTCCATCAGTAAGAAACCATCTATTGGTACATGAGTGCCCTACATGGCAAGATATGTtgaatataattctaaatttctttctcaattttctaAATACTATCAATAACCACTTTAATAAGGGTTTGGCTTCATTGTGCTTCCTCTATGCATACTGTGATTTTGAGCACTGGATATACTACAGGAATTATGTATATAGTTCCAGTTGCTGGAAATTCATTAGGGTAAAAGTGCTTTCATATTAATCAAATAGTGGTCTGATGCAGATATTAATTAGAAAATGCAGATTAGAGATAGGCTTCCTCTTGGGACTAAAATGTGCCGTTCTAGCCTAGATGGACATGAATCCTCAGAAAACTTCCTGCTATCGCACTTCTCTAATATCCTGGAATTGTATAAAACCAGCATGCCTGCAGTATTCTAGAAATGAATTCCAGGTTTACAAATTTCCAAATGAGCATATTCCTGACTGAGAGTGCTACCAGACTATCTCAGATTTCAATGTAACCATAAAGGCAAAAAATTAAGATGAGTATAAAACAGAGACCACACAGTTAACCACTCTAAAATTAACCACCAAATATGATATGGTCCTCTGTAAATACCAAtgttaaattatctttttttaaagagtagaTAATAAGGTCAAGAAGTGGGCAAATGTCTgtgttcgttttttttttctttttttctttttctttaacacacatttatttaaacaatgaaaattcCCCTAAATCCAACATATACCCACAGAAGTGCAATGCTTTAAAGGTTCATAGCAATAGAGCATTTACTAATCATGCTGAGCCCTACGTTTAATCCTCCAGTAGTATTACTAATAACCACCCACCCACAGTGCAGTAGGACTAGTCAAGAGGTTTGTAACAGCAGTAGACCCAACACAGGTCAGATGTAGAACAGATCTGTTGATGGTGGTAAACTGTGACCTAGGTACTTTTAGACTAACAAAGATGTTTCTTAACTACTCTGTCTGCTTTACTGCCTatcagtttggtttttcaagacagggtttctctgtatagccctgtctgtcctagaactcactctgtagaccagggtaagCTCAAGCTCAgctcttcctacctctgcctcctgaatgctaagattaaaggcatgtgccaacatcaGGCCTTGCTTTACTGATTTTCAAGCACGATGTATGGCTGTTGCGTATTTAAAGTTTAAGCCTATCCCTTGCTACTTTGTGGTTGCTGTTGGTGGCTACTGAGGCCTGCAAAGCTACCACAATCATAGTGTATTCCACTCACCCTGTAACATCAAGGAGAGAAGAATACACTGACCATATCTTTAATCAGGTCCACACCATAGTATTTCTTCATCTAGATTCTAGAAACCTCACCTCTAATTTCTGAATGTATGTGTCCTAAAGGTCCCATCAATTCTCAAGTcaacatttctctctctgaggTAGCCTTTGTTGCTAGACCCATCCCTGCCCCACCCGCACAGATTCTGTGGTCTTCGGGATTCACCTATACTATAAGAAACATGCTTCTAAGAGCTAGAAGGAATCATTTGGTACACAAGTACCCAGCTGGATAGGACCAGGGCCCTGGTGCAACTTGGGTTCTGACTCACATGGCCTACTAGCCAAAAGGTGAAGAGGAAATGATCCTGATCAACACAGTCCTGGTGGGTTTCAGGGGCTCCACTGTCCTTCTCAGCTCCTCACGTAACTGTTCTAGCCTCTTGTGGTGGAAAGCAACCGGGCCACCATAAATCTCCCACGGGGTAGAATACATCTCCAAGGATAAGTGGTTCAGCCTGGCAGTGTGGCAGAGCAGGCGTTTCAGAAGAGCCACAGAGATGGGATTCTTTACGTAGTTGAATGTGGTGAGCTGGGAGCAGCTGCTCAGGGCAGGCAGGAGGGCACTGAGCTGAGAGTCCATAATTCTACAGTTCTCCAGGTTCAACGTCTTCAGGGTAGCTGCGACTGTCTCTAGCAGGACTCGGAGGCTCTTGGGACTTATGTTGGTCAGTGTGACACCACTTAGATCCAGATGTTTGAGCTGACGGATGCCTGGACACTGGGTCAGGGAATTCAAATCTGATTCCAAAAGCTGGCTGTCAGTGATAGACAGAGTCTCCAAGGGGACCTTCAGGCACCTGAGCAATCGGTCCAGTTGACCTTCAAAGAAGGAGGTGGAGTCCAGCGAGAGCTCATGGAGGTACTCCAGGTTGTGAAATTGCGAGGTAAACTGGTCCATCAACTTCTCCTTCTCCTCGAGGGAAATAGGGACTGGGATGCAGACATCAGAGAGAAGGAACTTGCGGAGATTGCGCATCTGGCCCATGTAGGGAGCAAAGCTAGCCAGGGTGGACAGTTTCCAGGTGCACCATACTTCCACTTCCTCAATATCATCCAGCTCTAGCATTTCCAGTACCTTCACGATCTTCCGGAAAGCGATTGTGGAGATCTTCAGCTTCTTACAGCCCAGCAAGCctgtcctcccttccacccacagcaGGAGGTAGGACATGCATGCATCCAGGGCTCTTGGCTTGAGGGACATGTCTATAAACACCTTCAATGACTGCTTGGCCACTATCCTTTCACCTCTGTCTTGTGCTTTCTTCTTATGCTTGACCTCTAGAGAGCCAGCAGCTGCCTCATCTCCAGCCCATACGTTCCAGAAGTCCTTGTGTATAGCACGTAAATCCAGAACtctcagtttgtggttcctgGGGTGAACCTTCTGTTCAAGCAGTATATTAATTCCATCCAGTATGATTTGTAAGTTTTCCAGGTAAGATGCCTTCATCTTCATCAGACCTCCCAGTGGGAGACAAGGGAAGGGCCAGACCTGCACCATCGCCTTCAGGACCATAAACCGTTTCTGGGTGAAGGCCTCCttgaagagcagagggaagagcTCCATGGGCAGGTCCTGCAGGCCAGAGACGGCCAAGGCCTCGTCCGTCAGCAGGCTCTGCACTGCCAGATGCAGGAGTGTGGGTGTGGCCTGGAAGCTCATCTTGATGGATCAGAGGGTTCCCAAGCTGTATGACAGAGTCACCAGAATATGTAACCAGGATACTCTAGCTAATGGTACCACCCGTCGATGTgcaaaggcaggaactgattcTTCGGGTTGCAATATATATAGAGAGCCAGCGATCTGCAATGAAATCTCTGCACTGAACTCCAGAGGCCAGGGTTCTCCTACTGAAACATAAAAACCGCCATTGTACTGCACTTCCTGGACCAGGAGAGAATGCTGGGTTCTTCTTCTATAAGCCTTAAACATATAATGTAATAAGAACAACATGGATTAAAATTCACACCCATaaaccaaaaaatgaataaaaaaaatatgggcacatttacacaatggagaccTACTTAtcagtaaaaacaaagaaatcttgaAATATGCAGGAAAATGAGAATCTAGAAAATtttatcctaagtgaggtaagtCAGACCAGAACGATGAGGATGGTTTGTACCTAATCATGTGTGAAAAACaactataaagcaaagaataggGAATATATAGCCCATGAACACAGAGAATCTAAGTAATAAGGGGGACATTAAGAGGAAAAATTGATAAccatgggaaggggaaaaagacaaatatcatgacaaaaatgAGACAATATGGGTGCGGTGAAAGGGAATGCAGAAACTAAtggcaaagagagaaaaggagaggcaaAAGCTTAAAGGAACAGGATTGTCGAAATGGGGGATGGAAAGAGAGTATGAGGAAAAAGTTACAGTCATTGACAGAAACATTAAGGGAATAGCTAAAAGGTGGAATTGGAGAAATTTCGAGGAattcacaagaatgaccccaactaagaaCCTATTCATTAGTGGAGGGAGTATTTGAACAGTTTTTGCCTTgttgtcagactgatgactatcttaaatgtcatcatagaacttatatccagcaaatgatggaagcagatgcagagatccacagacaatcACAGAGCTGTGCTtccaaagtccaattgaagaaCGGAGGCGTGAGAATACATGCAAAGAGATTAAGGTCGTGATTGGAATACCCCCTGAAACAATTTACATGGGCTAATGTGTGCCTaacaactctggcctgacagtaaGGGAACCAGCATAGTATTAAACTAAGTGCTCTGAATGTGGGGGAGACaggtatggctggagcagacctTAGAGCCTGGGACAGTGGGACCTGGATTTATCCATCTTGCTTTTTTATGATTTTAGGGAACACATTCTCTGGAAAACTACCTAGCAAAGTCTAGATATagtgagaacaaaataaaaataaaattaaaaatggaactaTGTAATggtaatatgaaagaaaataaacacataatgaAATTGCCTGTGTCACCAATGTGTCTTTTTAAGGTACCAGGTAAAACATATATATCAagcattaaaaatacataaaatagcaaAAGAGAGCCATTACATATAACGTATTGTTATTTAagtgtgattttcttttaaaaaattgtaattcATAGGCAGAAAATAATGTGTACTGGAATTTTTCCCTTTACTGGGTTTTCTTAATATCCTTGAAAACAATTAAATTCACTTTGTTTATACTCTTTAAAATTGTGTTATATGCTTACATCGTGTCACAGAATGGGACTGGCAGCCTGACTGAGAAAATGGGCCTATTCATTAATCCCATACTTTAAGGCACTTGTACATTACAGCCCAGCTTGTGGTAAGATATTCATCATCAGCTCAGCAGGTTCAACTTCTATTATCATGTGGTTGTTCTTCAGTTTCTAGACATGAGCATTCAGGATGCAATCACTGCTGAGTAAGTGAAATAcgtaaagaataataaaatatttcagactaaatatatatataaaatagtatatgCCAACATTATTATGGGTAAATTTAATCATAAAATTTCTCAAGCAGATAGCAAGGATGGCAATTTACTTATCCATtagcatataaataaattataataaaagggagtgtgtattaaatattaaaaacaggtTATGTAACATTTCTCTATAGTTCGGATTATATGTCATTTTGATTGATGAAGAAAGATCCTGACAACTTCCCCAAGGTCgagggagaggagggaactggtaggaggggaggagatgaaaatttttaataaaaaaaataaaaaataaatattaattttaaaaaagaaagatcctGACTGGATTTTGTCTAGGCAAGATAAATTTAGGTTTAAGAACCAGACAAAGAAGTCTGGGGAAAATGGAGGAGTCTGGAAGGTGTGGTAAGGAGATGAACTTTTTATACTTAGAAAAGGTACCAATCCACATGGCAGAGCACATataagaattattattaatataaaatatacatgttaaCTAGTAACAAGCCTTTCCTATTTGCTGTGCttttagaagaaataataattttctctGCATTTATTCAGAAACTCTTTGTTGGGACACTAAAGTCTGAATAATGATATTCTGTTGTAGGGAACAAATTACTGTATAACTAataaaagtatatatcttaaaaattctaaaccattagttctgtcccaccgtttccatggggaaccctgatggctccttggccttgagagggagggaggggaggtatggttggaggggaggggagggaagggggagaaggaggggagagaagggggagaaggaggggagggaggggggaggaggagggaaggagatggaaatttttaaatataaaaaaaattaaaaaaattaaaaaaaataagtacacttcacagaaaaaaaaataaaaaaataaaagttcaaaaaaaaaattctaaaccatcaaaaaatagaaacaaatgtggCTTCTGAATAAGTGCCTTAATTCAGCTAAGATCAATGGTAGTAGCAAACAGTGGAATGGCTCTTTAAGAAA from Arvicola amphibius chromosome 12, mArvAmp1.2, whole genome shotgun sequence encodes the following:
- the LOC119802996 gene encoding PRAME family member 12-like, whose protein sequence is MSFQATPTLLHLAVQSLLTDEALAVSGLQDLPMELFPLLFKEAFTQKRFMVLKAMVQVWPFPCLPLGGLMKMKASYLENLQIILDGINILLEQKVHPRNHKLRVLDLRAIHKDFWNVWAGDEAAAGSLEVKHKKKAQDRGERIVAKQSLKVFIDMSLKPRALDACMSYLLLWVEGRTGLLGCKKLKISTIAFRKIVKVLEMLELDDIEEVEVWCTWKLSTLASFAPYMGQMRNLRKFLLSDVCIPVPISLEEKEKLMDQFTSQFHNLEYLHELSLDSTSFFEGQLDRLLRCLKVPLETLSITDSQLLESDLNSLTQCPGIRQLKHLDLSGVTLTNISPKSLRVLLETVAATLKTLNLENCRIMDSQLSALLPALSSCSQLTTFNYVKNPISVALLKRLLCHTARLNHLSLEMYSTPWEIYGGPVAFHHKRLEQLREELRRTVEPLKPTRTVLIRIISSSPFG